From Companilactobacillus heilongjiangensis, one genomic window encodes:
- the argF gene encoding ornithine carbamoyltransferase yields MDYKGKETSVFQGRSLLAEKDYTPEELEYLIDFGLHLKALKKKGIPHHYLEGKNIALLFEKNSTRTRSAFTTAAIDLGAHPEFLGSNDIQLGSKESVEDTGRVLGSMFDGIEFRGFSQKTVEGLAKFSGVPVWNGLTDEWHPTQMLADFMTMKETFGDIKGKTLTFVGDGRNNMANSFLVTGSMLGVNIHIVAPKELFPEQSVVDTAQAYADKSGSKFMITDNIEEGVKGTNVIYTDVWVSMGEESQWDERIKLLKPYQVNMDMIKKTGQPDDQIIFMHCLPAFHDTNTKYGQDIKAKYGLNEMEVTDEVFRSKYARQFEEAENRMHSIKAIMAATLGNLFIPKV; encoded by the coding sequence TTGGATTATAAAGGTAAAGAAACTTCAGTATTTCAAGGTAGAAGTCTATTAGCAGAAAAGGACTACACACCAGAAGAATTAGAATATTTAATTGATTTCGGACTACATTTAAAGGCCCTAAAGAAGAAGGGTATTCCTCATCATTATCTAGAAGGCAAGAACATCGCATTGTTATTCGAAAAGAATTCAACACGTACACGTTCAGCTTTCACAACTGCAGCTATTGATTTAGGCGCACATCCAGAATTCTTAGGATCAAACGACATTCAACTTGGAAGCAAGGAAAGTGTTGAAGATACAGGTCGTGTACTTGGTAGTATGTTCGACGGTATCGAATTCCGTGGATTCTCACAAAAGACTGTTGAAGGGCTTGCTAAATTCTCAGGCGTTCCTGTATGGAATGGTTTGACAGATGAATGGCACCCAACACAAATGCTTGCTGATTTCATGACAATGAAAGAAACATTTGGCGACATCAAAGGTAAGACTTTGACATTCGTTGGTGACGGTCGTAATAACATGGCAAACAGTTTCTTAGTTACAGGTTCAATGTTGGGTGTAAACATCCATATCGTTGCTCCTAAGGAATTGTTCCCAGAACAAAGTGTTGTTGACACTGCTCAAGCATATGCTGACAAGTCAGGCAGCAAGTTCATGATTACTGACAACATTGAAGAAGGTGTTAAAGGCACTAACGTTATCTATACTGACGTATGGGTATCAATGGGTGAAGAAAGTCAATGGGACGAAAGAATTAAATTACTCAAACCATATCAAGTAAATATGGATATGATCAAGAAGACAGGTCAACCAGATGACCAAATCATCTTCATGCACTGTCTACCTGCTTTCCATGATACAAATACAAAGTATGGACAAGACATCAAGGCTAAATATGGTCTAAATGAAATGGAAGTAACAGACGAAGTCTTCAGAAGCAAATATGCACGTCAATTTGAAGAAGCTGAAAACAGAATGCACTCCATTAAAGCCATTATGGCAGCAACTCTAGGTAACTTGTTCATCCCTAAGGTTTAA
- a CDS encoding TetR/AcrR family transcriptional regulator, translating into MNNTDEKIQTALLVLMKEKSLEEITIMAIADYSKVNRTTVYRHYVNKLAILEAIENDILNGLDKIDQYGISEEDDRSQVLKVLESINEKRAIITILLSPNGDSKFYDSFVNFLTAKGLKTIENSHRFNGLDSRQKELLAQYISSALLGLVKYWLSHPEMSVEELDTFFEKLFRKGISSFTAQ; encoded by the coding sequence ATGAATAATACAGATGAAAAAATTCAGACAGCCTTATTGGTGTTGATGAAAGAAAAAAGTTTGGAAGAAATCACGATTATGGCAATTGCCGACTACAGCAAGGTCAACCGGACTACAGTTTATCGTCATTATGTTAATAAACTGGCTATTTTGGAAGCTATCGAAAATGATATTTTGAATGGTCTGGATAAAATTGATCAATATGGAATTAGTGAAGAGGATGATAGATCTCAAGTGTTAAAGGTCTTAGAATCGATTAATGAAAAAAGAGCGATTATCACCATTTTGTTGAGTCCTAATGGTGATTCTAAGTTCTATGATAGTTTTGTTAATTTCTTAACCGCCAAAGGTTTAAAGACAATTGAGAATTCACACCGTTTCAATGGATTAGATAGTAGGCAGAAGGAACTGTTGGCTCAATATATTTCTTCAGCTTTGTTGGGATTGGTTAAATATTGGTTGAGTCATCCGGAAATGAGTGTTGAGGAATTAGATACATTCTTTGAAAAGTTATTTCGAAAAGGTATTAGTAGTTTTACTGCACAGTAA
- the arcA gene encoding arginine deiminase, protein MTKPIHVTSEIGKLDVVMLKRPGQEVENITPDTMPRLLFDDIPYLPIAQKEHDNFAQILRDNGTEVLYLDDLAAEAIDAGNIKDAFVEKMLRESDYATGADHDALKEFLMSLDTPALVNQLMIGVRKNDIDFTPTDLVSAAEDSDYPFFMDPMPNLYFTRDPAASIGEGLSINHMTFAARQRESMFMEAIIDHHPRFADKGLHVWRNRNHTHRIEGGDELVLSDHVLAIGVSQRTSATAIQDIARNLFAEGTYDTVVAIKIPHNHAMMHLDTVFTMINYDQFTVHPGILGEGGKIDTWTIHPGKDGDLTMEHSQDLKGVLKNVLNLDDLDLIPTGNGDPIIAPREQWNDGSNTLAIAPGVVVTYDRNYVSNEILRQHGLKVLETVSSELSRGRGGPRCMSMPLVREDLK, encoded by the coding sequence ATGACAAAACCAATCCATGTTACTTCAGAAATTGGCAAATTAGATGTAGTAATGTTGAAACGTCCCGGACAGGAAGTTGAAAACATTACACCCGACACAATGCCCCGACTATTGTTCGATGACATCCCATATTTACCAATTGCTCAAAAAGAGCATGATAACTTTGCACAAATTTTGAGGGATAACGGAACAGAAGTCCTTTATCTTGATGATTTAGCTGCTGAAGCAATCGACGCCGGAAACATCAAAGATGCTTTCGTTGAAAAGATGCTTCGCGAATCTGATTACGCTACTGGCGCAGATCATGACGCATTGAAGGAATTCTTGATGAGTCTTGACACACCAGCTTTAGTTAATCAATTGATGATCGGTGTTCGTAAGAATGACATTGACTTTACCCCGACAGACCTTGTCAGTGCCGCTGAAGACTCAGATTATCCATTCTTCATGGATCCTATGCCAAACCTCTATTTCACTAGAGACCCGGCAGCTTCAATCGGTGAAGGACTAAGTATCAACCATATGACTTTCGCTGCAAGACAACGTGAATCAATGTTTATGGAAGCAATCATTGACCACCACCCACGTTTTGCTGACAAAGGTTTACATGTATGGCGTAACAGAAACCACACACACCGTATCGAAGGTGGAGACGAATTAGTTCTTAGTGATCACGTCTTAGCAATTGGTGTTTCTCAAAGAACATCAGCAACTGCTATTCAAGATATTGCTAGAAATCTATTCGCTGAGGGCACATACGATACAGTTGTTGCTATCAAGATTCCACATAACCACGCAATGATGCATTTGGACACTGTATTTACAATGATCAACTACGATCAATTTACAGTTCACCCAGGTATTCTTGGTGAAGGTGGCAAGATCGATACATGGACAATCCATCCAGGTAAAGATGGCGACTTAACAATGGAACACAGTCAAGACTTGAAGGGTGTACTAAAGAATGTACTTAACCTAGATGACCTTGATTTGATTCCAACAGGTAACGGTGATCCAATCATTGCACCTAGAGAGCAATGGAATGATGGTTCAAACACTTTGGCAATCGCACCCGGTGTCGTAGTTACTTATGATAGAAACTACGTATCGAACGAAATCCTAAGACAACACGGCTTGAAAGTTTTGGAGACAGTTTCAAGTGAATTATCACGTGGTCGTGGGGGCCCTCGTTGTATGAGTATGCCATTAGTTCGTGAAGACTTAAAATAG